From a region of the Mycolicibacterium sp. MU0050 genome:
- a CDS encoding glycosyltransferase, with protein MTAAVTLDPVMPPHGHPTWPEARWIGMLDIDAFAPDSGGWVELVPRHAEGYRHARVLLRHRFRPITFVDAPIVDGRVRVRLPATRAHAEPEAAELPPISVVVCTRDRADALADALVSILLLDYPDFEVVVVDNAARTDATARVVERLGDPRVRCVPEPVPGLSTARNAGVQAARHELIAFTDDDVVVDRYWLRAIARGFGRDSAVSCVAGLVPSGELRTAAQAYFEKRVSWAGSLAPRVVSMAMPPPDVPLFPLQVGRLGTGANFAVKKARVLDLGGFDEALGAGTAAQGGEDLDMFFRVVTSGDAMATEPGAIVWHRHRSDNDALLSQARGYGLGLGAWLTKVGLDRTHRRLVARTVSRHLWLSLRTGADYGAIVAQPSADLRCEVPTSVGRTEVLAVLGGPRALWRGRRRRARPVAPVPVS; from the coding sequence GTGACCGCCGCAGTCACGCTGGATCCGGTGATGCCTCCGCACGGGCACCCGACGTGGCCGGAGGCCCGGTGGATCGGGATGCTCGACATCGACGCGTTCGCACCGGATTCGGGCGGATGGGTCGAGTTGGTCCCGCGCCACGCCGAGGGGTATCGGCATGCGCGCGTACTGCTGCGTCACCGGTTCCGGCCGATCACGTTCGTCGATGCGCCGATCGTCGACGGGCGGGTGCGTGTCCGGCTGCCGGCCACGAGAGCGCACGCCGAGCCGGAAGCCGCCGAGTTGCCGCCGATCTCGGTGGTGGTGTGCACCCGGGACCGCGCCGATGCGCTGGCCGACGCGTTGGTGTCGATCCTGCTTCTGGACTATCCGGATTTCGAGGTCGTGGTGGTGGACAACGCGGCCCGCACCGATGCCACCGCGCGGGTGGTCGAGCGACTCGGCGATCCGCGGGTGCGCTGTGTCCCCGAACCGGTCCCCGGTTTGTCGACGGCGCGCAACGCCGGCGTGCAGGCCGCACGCCACGAACTGATCGCCTTCACTGACGACGACGTCGTCGTCGATCGGTACTGGTTGCGCGCGATAGCTCGCGGATTCGGCCGCGACAGCGCGGTCTCGTGCGTGGCAGGGCTGGTCCCCAGCGGTGAACTGCGCACCGCCGCGCAGGCCTATTTCGAGAAGCGGGTCTCCTGGGCCGGCAGCCTGGCGCCCCGCGTGGTCAGCATGGCGATGCCGCCGCCCGACGTCCCGCTGTTTCCGCTGCAGGTCGGAAGGCTGGGCACCGGAGCGAATTTCGCGGTGAAGAAGGCGCGGGTGCTCGACCTGGGCGGGTTCGACGAAGCCCTCGGCGCCGGGACCGCCGCCCAAGGTGGCGAGGACCTCGACATGTTCTTCCGGGTGGTGACGTCCGGCGACGCCATGGCGACCGAACCGGGGGCCATCGTCTGGCACCGGCACCGTAGCGACAACGACGCGCTGCTGAGCCAGGCGCGCGGCTACGGGCTGGGCCTGGGGGCCTGGCTGACCAAGGTCGGACTCGACCGCACGCACCGTCGGCTGGTGGCCCGGACCGTCTCTCGCCACCTGTGGCTGTCGCTGCGCACCGGAGCCGATTACGGCGCCATCGTGGCGCAACCGAGCGCCGATCTGCGCTGCGAGGTGCCGACGTCGGTGGGACGTACGGAAGTTCTTGCGGTCCTCGGCGGCCCGCGCGCGTTGTGGCGCGGCCGGCGGCGTCGCGCGCGGCCGGTGGCTCCGGTTCCGGTGTCATGA
- a CDS encoding glycoside hydrolase family 16 protein, translated as MSRRRFGRSMMTTVALVAALALCGCTLPGPLGHADPGPKVLFFDDFDGPAGAPPAAHWRYDVGGGGWGNDELQVYTDSPANASLDGDGNLAIIARGEADQRITSARLTTRGTMDFTYGRAEARIAVPAGAGLHPAFWLLGSNVDTVGWPQSGEIDVIETLNDARNYHLGVHAPKPGSERGQEVSTSAVAPHPLAGEFRTYWVERSPGRIVMGIDHLPLFTVTPAELASPADWVFDAPFFLLLNLAVGGSWPGPPDASTPNPSIMLVDWVKVTEL; from the coding sequence ATGAGCCGACGCCGATTCGGTAGGTCGATGATGACGACGGTCGCGCTGGTCGCCGCGCTGGCGCTGTGCGGTTGCACCCTGCCCGGCCCCCTCGGCCACGCCGACCCGGGACCGAAGGTGCTCTTCTTCGACGACTTCGACGGACCGGCCGGTGCGCCGCCGGCCGCGCATTGGCGCTACGACGTCGGCGGCGGCGGCTGGGGCAACGACGAGCTTCAGGTGTATACCGACAGCCCCGCGAACGCGAGCCTCGACGGTGACGGGAACCTGGCGATCATCGCGAGAGGTGAGGCCGACCAGCGCATCACGTCGGCGCGCCTGACCACGCGCGGCACCATGGACTTCACCTACGGCAGGGCCGAGGCCCGCATCGCGGTACCGGCCGGGGCCGGCCTGCATCCCGCGTTCTGGCTGCTCGGCAGCAACGTCGACACCGTCGGGTGGCCGCAGTCCGGCGAGATCGACGTGATCGAGACGCTCAACGACGCCCGCAACTATCACCTCGGCGTCCACGCCCCCAAGCCCGGATCCGAACGGGGACAGGAAGTCTCGACCTCGGCGGTGGCGCCGCACCCGTTGGCCGGCGAGTTCCGGACCTATTGGGTGGAGCGCAGCCCGGGACGCATCGTGATGGGCATCGACCATCTGCCGTTGTTCACGGTCACGCCGGCCGAACTCGCCAGCCCCGCCGACTGGGTGTTCGACGCACCCTTCTTCCTGCTGTTGAACCTCGCGGTCGGCGGCTCGTGGCCGGGCCCGCCGGATGCCAGCACGCCGAATCCCTCGATCATGTTGGTGGATTGGGTGAAGGTGACCGAACTGTGA
- a CDS encoding glycosyltransferase family 2 protein translates to MTAEADDVVTTRPAVVSLSVVICCYTEQRRHTLARAVTATLAQLSGADELIIVVDGNPAMYRRLAAAHDDRRVTVVENGFGRGLSGARNTGLEAARAEVVVFLDDDAVPGPSALDGVRRCFADPGVTALGGAVHPEWVDGHGPRWFPPEFGWVVGCDYRGLPSDGAAIRNPIGAAMAVRRRALHEIGGFSEQLGRIDTVPAGCEETMMGIALTRRDPEARVVRATSFDVAHVVPQERTTVSYFVHRCYHEGRSKAVLTRLCGRQSSLASERCYVTRTLPLGLWDARRRPTRMLALTAGLVVTGVGYVAGLAATSRLERDL, encoded by the coding sequence ATGACCGCAGAGGCGGACGACGTGGTCACCACCCGGCCGGCGGTGGTGTCGCTGAGCGTGGTGATCTGCTGTTACACCGAACAACGTCGACACACGCTGGCGCGGGCGGTGACCGCGACATTGGCGCAGCTGAGCGGCGCCGACGAGTTGATCATTGTCGTGGACGGCAACCCCGCCATGTATCGCCGCTTGGCGGCCGCCCACGACGACCGTCGGGTCACGGTGGTAGAGAACGGTTTCGGGCGGGGCCTCTCCGGCGCCCGCAACACGGGACTGGAGGCCGCGCGCGCGGAGGTCGTGGTTTTCCTGGACGACGACGCGGTGCCGGGGCCGAGCGCCCTCGACGGCGTCCGGCGGTGCTTCGCGGATCCGGGCGTCACCGCGCTGGGCGGAGCGGTGCATCCGGAATGGGTCGACGGTCACGGGCCGCGCTGGTTCCCACCGGAATTCGGTTGGGTGGTGGGCTGCGACTACCGCGGACTGCCCTCGGACGGGGCCGCCATCCGCAACCCGATCGGCGCCGCGATGGCCGTGCGGCGACGGGCACTGCACGAGATCGGTGGCTTCTCCGAACAACTCGGACGCATCGACACGGTGCCGGCCGGTTGTGAGGAGACGATGATGGGCATCGCCCTGACTCGGCGCGATCCCGAGGCGAGGGTCGTCCGGGCGACGTCCTTCGACGTGGCGCACGTGGTGCCGCAGGAGCGGACGACGGTGTCGTACTTCGTGCACCGCTGTTACCACGAGGGGCGCAGCAAGGCGGTGTTGACCCGATTGTGCGGGCGGCAGTCCTCGTTGGCGAGCGAGCGCTGCTATGTGACTCGAACACTGCCGCTGGGACTGTGGGACGCCCGTCGGCGGCCGACCCGGATGCTGGCGCTGACGGCGGGACTCGTCGTGACTGGTGTCGGGTACGTCGCGGGCCTGGCGGCGACGTCGCGGCTGGAAAGGGACCTGTGA
- a CDS encoding glycosyltransferase family 2 protein, with protein MLDADSGRDLPRDDGRGEAERPTVTVVLPVRNEARNLPHVAERLPPIDELVVVDGGSEDGTIDVARTLWPTATVISQTRSGKGNALACGFEAATGDIIVMIDGDGSTDPAEIPKFVEALLGGADLAKGSRFSQGGGSADITHLRRFGNKGLNWLVNQIFDTGFSDLCYGYNAFWRRNLAWLDLPSTQATEPQWGDGFEIETVINVRAARNGWSIREVGSFEEKRLYGRSNLNAVTDGFRVLRTIGRERREHRASPSGIPASSWR; from the coding sequence ATGCTGGACGCCGACTCGGGCCGCGACCTGCCCCGCGACGACGGACGTGGCGAGGCGGAGAGGCCCACCGTGACCGTCGTCCTGCCGGTCCGCAACGAGGCCCGCAACCTGCCCCACGTCGCCGAACGGCTGCCCCCGATCGACGAACTCGTCGTCGTCGACGGTGGATCCGAGGACGGCACCATCGATGTCGCACGCACGCTGTGGCCGACGGCCACCGTGATCTCGCAGACCCGCAGCGGCAAGGGGAACGCTCTGGCCTGTGGCTTCGAGGCGGCGACCGGCGACATCATCGTGATGATCGACGGGGACGGCTCGACGGACCCCGCGGAGATACCGAAGTTCGTCGAGGCGCTGCTCGGCGGCGCGGACCTGGCCAAGGGCAGCCGCTTCTCCCAGGGCGGGGGCAGCGCTGACATCACCCATCTTCGACGGTTCGGCAACAAGGGCCTGAACTGGCTCGTCAACCAGATCTTCGACACCGGGTTCAGCGATCTGTGCTACGGCTACAACGCTTTCTGGCGGCGCAACCTGGCCTGGTTGGACCTTCCTTCGACCCAGGCCACCGAGCCGCAGTGGGGCGACGGTTTCGAGATCGAGACCGTGATCAACGTGCGTGCCGCCCGCAACGGATGGTCCATCCGTGAGGTGGGCAGCTTCGAGGAGAAGCGCCTCTACGGCCGCAGCAACCTCAATGCCGTCACCGATGGCTTTCGGGTGCTGCGCACGATCGGACGGGAACGACGGGAACACCGGGCGTCACCTTCGGGGATCCCCGCGAGTTCGTGGCGATGA